From one Phocoena sinus isolate mPhoSin1 chromosome 6, mPhoSin1.pri, whole genome shotgun sequence genomic stretch:
- the LOC116756162 gene encoding ADP-ribosylation factor-like protein 2-binding protein encodes MDGEFQLLQRNCMDKYYQEFEDAEESKLTYTPTFNEYISLVEKYIEEQLLERIPGFNMGAFTTTLQHHKDEVAGDIFDVLLTFTDFLAFKESFLDYRAEREGWGLDLSSG; translated from the coding sequence ATGGACGGTGAGTTCCAGCTATTACAGAGGAATTGCATGGACAAGTACTACCAGGAGTTTGAAGACGCAGAAGAGAGTAAGCTCACCTACACACCTACTTTTAACGAATATATTTCTTTGGTAGAAAAGTATATAGAAGAACAGCTGTTGGAGCGGATTCCTGGATTTAACATGGGGGCTTTCACTACAACTTTACAGCACCATAAAGATGAAGTGGCCGGTGACATTTTCGACGTGCTTCTCACGTTTACAGATTTTCTGGCTTTTAAAGAAAGCTTTCTGGACTACCGAGCAGAAAGAGAAGGCTGGGGACTGGACTTAAGCAGCGGTTGA